A section of the Rhizobium sp. SSA_523 genome encodes:
- the gcvP gene encoding aminomethyl-transferring glycine dehydrogenase, producing MSDTRDFHFTDYQPYDFANRRHIGPSPSEMAEMLKVIGYSSLDALIDATVPASIRQREPLAWGAALTEREALDRLRETANKNQPLTSLIGQGYYGTITPPVIQRNILENPAWYTAYTPYQPEISQGRLEALLNFQTMICDLTGLDVANASLLDEATAAAEAMALCQRQAKSKATAFFVDSACHPQTIALIETRAAPLGWTVVVGNPFTDLDPVDVFGAIFQYPGTHGHAHDFSGLIARLHQTGAVAAMASDLLALTLLKSPGEMGADIAIGSSQRFGVPMGYGGPHAAFMAVKDAHKRSMPGRLVGVSVDARGNRAYRLSLQTREQHIRREKATSNICTAQVLLAVMASMYGVFHGPEGLKAIAQQVHRKAVLMAKGLEKLGYTVEPETFFDTITVEVGHMQGLILRAAVAEGVNLRKVGTTKIGMALDERTRPVTLEAVWRAFGGNFKVSDFEADYRLPTELLRKSAYMTHPIFHMNRAESEMTRYIRRLSDRDLALDRAMIPLGSCTMKLNATAEMLPITWPEFSDMHPFAPVDQAAGYKEMIEDLSAKLCQITGYDAFSMQPNSGAQGEYAGLLTIRNYHIARGDTHRDVCLIPTSAHGTNPASAQMVGMKVVPVKARENGDVDLDDFRAKAEQHAANLSACMITYPSTHGVFEETVREICEITHRHGGQVYLDGANMNAMVGLSRPGDIGSDVSHLNLHKTFCIPHGGGGPGMGPIGVKAHLAPYLPGHPEWEGREGAVSAAPFGSPSILPISWSYCLMMGGEGLTQATKVAILNANYIAARLAGAYDVLYKSAAGRVAHECIIDTRPLNASAGVSVDDIAKRLIDCGFHAPTMSWPVAGTLMIEPTESETKAEIDRFCDAMLAIRDEARQIEEGKMDRENNPLKHAPHTVEDLVGEWNRPYSREQACFPPGSFRVDKYWSPVNRIDNVYGDRNLVCTCPPMEDYAEAAE from the coding sequence ATGTCTGACACTCGCGATTTTCATTTCACCGACTACCAGCCCTATGACTTCGCCAACCGGCGTCATATCGGTCCCTCGCCGTCCGAAATGGCAGAGATGCTGAAGGTCATCGGCTATTCCTCGCTCGATGCCCTCATCGATGCCACGGTGCCCGCCTCTATCCGCCAGCGCGAGCCGCTGGCCTGGGGCGCGGCGCTGACGGAGCGCGAGGCGCTGGATCGGCTGCGCGAAACCGCCAACAAGAACCAGCCGCTCACCTCGCTGATCGGCCAGGGCTATTACGGGACCATCACGCCGCCGGTCATCCAGCGCAACATTCTGGAAAATCCCGCCTGGTACACGGCCTATACGCCCTATCAGCCGGAAATCAGCCAGGGCCGGCTGGAAGCGCTTCTGAACTTCCAGACGATGATCTGCGATCTCACCGGGCTTGACGTCGCCAATGCCTCGCTTCTCGATGAGGCGACGGCGGCGGCAGAAGCCATGGCGCTCTGCCAGCGCCAGGCCAAGTCGAAGGCCACCGCCTTCTTCGTGGATTCCGCCTGCCATCCGCAGACCATCGCGCTGATCGAGACCCGCGCGGCGCCGCTCGGCTGGACCGTGGTGGTCGGCAACCCGTTTACCGATCTCGATCCCGTCGACGTGTTCGGCGCCATCTTCCAATATCCGGGCACGCACGGGCACGCCCATGACTTTTCCGGGCTGATCGCCCGCCTGCACCAGACCGGTGCCGTCGCGGCCATGGCATCGGATCTTCTGGCCCTGACGCTTCTGAAGTCGCCGGGCGAAATGGGCGCCGATATTGCCATCGGCTCCTCGCAGCGCTTCGGCGTTCCCATGGGCTATGGTGGTCCGCATGCGGCCTTCATGGCCGTCAAGGATGCGCATAAACGCTCCATGCCGGGCCGTCTCGTCGGCGTTTCGGTGGATGCGCGTGGCAACCGCGCCTATCGTTTGTCGCTGCAGACGCGCGAACAGCATATCCGCCGCGAAAAGGCGACATCGAACATCTGCACGGCGCAGGTTCTGCTGGCGGTCATGGCCTCCATGTACGGCGTCTTCCATGGGCCGGAGGGCCTCAAGGCGATCGCCCAGCAGGTGCACCGCAAGGCGGTCCTGATGGCCAAGGGGCTGGAAAAGCTTGGCTATACCGTTGAGCCGGAAACCTTCTTCGACACGATCACCGTCGAGGTCGGCCATATGCAGGGCCTGATCCTGCGGGCGGCCGTGGCGGAGGGCGTGAATCTTCGCAAGGTGGGGACGACGAAGATCGGCATGGCGCTGGACGAGCGGACCCGGCCGGTCACGCTGGAAGCCGTGTGGCGCGCCTTTGGCGGCAATTTCAAGGTCTCCGATTTCGAGGCCGACTACCGCCTGCCGACCGAGCTCCTGCGCAAGAGCGCCTATATGACGCATCCCATCTTCCATATGAACCGGGCGGAAAGCGAGATGACCCGCTATATCCGCCGGCTCTCGGATCGCGATCTCGCGCTTGACCGCGCGATGATCCCGCTGGGGTCCTGCACGATGAAGCTCAATGCCACGGCGGAAATGCTGCCGATCACCTGGCCCGAATTTTCCGACATGCACCCCTTCGCGCCTGTCGATCAGGCCGCGGGCTACAAGGAAATGATCGAGGATCTGTCGGCAAAGCTCTGCCAGATCACCGGCTATGACGCATTTTCGATGCAGCCGAATTCGGGTGCGCAAGGCGAATATGCAGGCCTGCTGACGATCCGCAACTATCACATTGCCCGCGGCGATACGCATCGCGACGTCTGCCTCATTCCGACCTCGGCACATGGCACCAATCCGGCCTCCGCGCAGATGGTCGGCATGAAGGTCGTGCCGGTCAAGGCGAGGGAGAATGGCGATGTCGACCTTGACGATTTCCGCGCCAAGGCCGAACAGCATGCCGCCAATCTCTCGGCCTGCATGATCACCTATCCGTCGACGCATGGCGTGTTCGAGGAGACGGTGCGGGAAATCTGCGAGATCACCCATCGCCATGGCGGCCAGGTCTATCTCGACGGCGCGAACATGAACGCCATGGTCGGCCTGTCGCGGCCGGGCGATATCGGCTCGGATGTCAGCCATCTCAACCTGCACAAGACCTTCTGCATTCCGCATGGCGGCGGCGGTCCCGGCATGGGTCCGATCGGCGTGAAAGCCCATCTGGCTCCCTATCTGCCCGGCCATCCCGAATGGGAGGGACGCGAGGGCGCGGTTTCGGCGGCGCCTTTCGGTTCGCCGTCCATCCTGCCGATCTCGTGGTCCTACTGCCTGATGATGGGCGGCGAGGGTCTGACACAGGCGACCAAGGTGGCAATCCTCAATGCCAACTATATCGCCGCCCGGCTCGCCGGTGCCTATGATGTGCTCTATAAGTCGGCAGCCGGACGCGTGGCGCATGAATGCATCATCGATACGCGCCCGCTCAATGCGTCGGCCGGCGTCTCCGTGGACGATATCGCCAAGCGCCTCATCGATTGCGGCTTCCATGCGCCGACCATGAGCTGGCCGGTGGCCGGCACGCTGATGATCGAGCCGACGGAATCGGAAACCAAGGCCGAGATCGACCGGTTCTGCGATGCCATGCTCGCCATTCGCGACGAGGCACGGCAGATCGAGGAGGGCAAAATGGATCGGGAAAACAACCCGCTCAAGCATGCTCCCCACACAGTGGAGGATCTGGTCGGCGAATGGAACCGCCCCTATTCCCGCGAGCAGGCATGTTTCCCGCCGGGCTCCTTCCGCGTCGACAAATACTGGTCGCCGGTCAACCGCATCGACAATGTCTATGGCGACCGCAATCTTGTCTGCACCTGCCCTCCCATGGAGGATTATGCGGAAGCGGCCGAATAG
- the gcvH gene encoding glycine cleavage system protein GcvH: MLKFTAEHEWLKLEGDVATVGITSHAADQLGDLVFVELPEVGASFDKDGEAATVESVKAASDVYCPLAGEIVEINEAITADPSLVNSDPQGKGWFFKLKLNNVADADNLMDEAAYKELIG; encoded by the coding sequence ATGCTGAAATTCACTGCGGAACACGAATGGCTGAAGCTTGAAGGCGATGTCGCAACCGTTGGCATTACGAGCCATGCGGCCGACCAGCTGGGCGATCTCGTTTTCGTCGAACTGCCGGAGGTCGGCGCGAGTTTCGACAAGGACGGCGAAGCTGCAACGGTGGAAAGCGTGAAGGCGGCCTCCGACGTCTATTGTCCGCTGGCTGGCGAGATCGTCGAAATCAACGAGGCGATCACCGCCGATCCGTCGCTGGTCAATTCCGATCCGCAGGGCAAGGGCTGGTTCTTCAAGCTGAAGCTCAACAATGTGGCCGATGCCGACAATCTCATGGATGAGGCCGCCTACAAGGAGTTGATCGGATAA
- the gcvT gene encoding glycine cleavage system aminomethyltransferase GcvT codes for MVPFAGYDMPVQYPAGVLKEHLQTRTKAGLFDVSHMGQVIVKAASGSYADAALALEKLVPVDILGLREGRQRYGFFTNETGGILDDLMITNRGDHLLVVVNAACKSADLAHMQANLAGCAVTLLEDRALIALQGPAAEAVLASLAPEIAAMKFMDVRDVTLAGAACIVSRSGYSGEDGFEISAPSHQAEALARALLDHQDCEAIGLGARDSLRLEAGLCLYGNDIDETTSPIEASLEWAIQKVRRAGGERAGGFSGAERILAELADGPARRRVGLRPEGKAPVRAHAKLFADAEGREELGEVTSGTFGPSVEAPVAMGYVPVAYCETGRQIFAEVRGKYLPVTVAALPFITPTYKR; via the coding sequence ATGGTGCCCTTTGCAGGCTATGACATGCCGGTGCAATATCCCGCCGGCGTTCTGAAGGAGCATTTGCAGACCAGAACCAAGGCCGGCCTGTTCGATGTGTCGCATATGGGCCAGGTCATCGTGAAGGCCGCATCGGGCTCCTATGCCGATGCCGCTCTGGCGCTGGAAAAGCTGGTGCCGGTCGATATTCTCGGTCTGCGGGAAGGCCGCCAGCGCTACGGCTTCTTCACCAATGAGACCGGCGGCATCCTGGACGATCTGATGATCACCAATCGCGGCGATCATCTTCTCGTCGTCGTCAACGCCGCCTGCAAAAGCGCCGATCTTGCCCATATGCAGGCCAACCTTGCCGGCTGTGCGGTGACGCTTCTCGAAGATCGGGCGCTGATCGCGCTTCAGGGTCCCGCGGCCGAGGCGGTGCTGGCCTCGCTTGCTCCCGAGATTGCCGCGATGAAGTTCATGGATGTGCGCGACGTGACGCTTGCCGGCGCGGCCTGCATCGTTTCCCGCTCCGGCTATTCCGGTGAAGACGGTTTCGAGATCTCCGCACCCTCCCATCAGGCCGAGGCGCTGGCCAGGGCCTTGCTGGATCATCAAGACTGCGAGGCGATCGGCCTTGGCGCCCGCGATTCGCTTCGCCTGGAAGCCGGACTGTGCCTCTATGGCAATGATATTGACGAGACGACGAGCCCGATCGAGGCGTCGCTGGAATGGGCGATCCAGAAGGTCCGTCGCGCGGGCGGCGAGCGCGCGGGCGGCTTTTCGGGTGCCGAGCGCATTCTCGCCGAGCTTGCCGATGGTCCGGCAAGGCGTCGGGTCGGTCTGCGGCCGGAGGGCAAGGCACCGGTGCGTGCGCATGCAAAGCTTTTCGCCGATGCCGAGGGCCGCGAGGAACTGGGCGAGGTCACGTCCGGCACCTTCGGGCCGTCAGTCGAAGCGCCCGTTGCCATGGGTTACGTGCCGGTGGCCTATTGCGAGACCGGCCGGCAGATTTTCGCCGAAGTTCGCGGCAAGTATCTACCGGTGACGGTTGCCGCTTTGCCCTTCATCACGCCGACATACAAGCGGTGA
- a CDS encoding DUF1775 domain-containing protein — MKSQTMNLQTMTPKTTTPKTMTLMKRALALGTAVLGMAGSASAHVTLANGPAKPESYVVIQLQVPHGCAGKPTNEVRVSLPDGFYGAKPQPKAGWEIEIVKGDYAKPYDNHGKSVASGPIEIRWKNGNLPDDNYDVFQIQGKLSGVAAGTALPFKTVQYCGTETERWDEVAAPGADPHALKDPAPVLMIAAGDTAESDPHAGMDHSAHAGMDHGAATDKAAPAAEAGSAMAVTQLGALSLSAGYLKAMLPGQPVGGGYVTITNSGKEADRLVAASSPRAGEVQLHEMAMNGDVMVMRQLDKGIEIPAGATVELKPGSLHMMFMKVKDAFQQGQTVPVTFSFEKAGQVEVDLPVSAAGPARK, encoded by the coding sequence ATGAAATCGCAGACAATGAACCTACAGACAATGACACCAAAGACGACGACACCAAAGACGATGACACTGATGAAGCGGGCCCTGGCGCTCGGCACGGCAGTGCTTGGCATGGCCGGCAGCGCATCGGCGCATGTCACCCTTGCCAATGGTCCGGCCAAGCCGGAGAGCTATGTGGTCATTCAGCTGCAGGTGCCGCATGGTTGCGCCGGCAAGCCCACCAATGAGGTTCGGGTGAGCCTTCCCGACGGCTTCTATGGCGCAAAGCCCCAGCCGAAGGCCGGCTGGGAGATCGAGATCGTCAAGGGGGATTATGCCAAGCCCTATGACAATCACGGCAAGTCGGTCGCTTCCGGCCCCATCGAGATCCGGTGGAAGAACGGCAATCTGCCGGATGACAATTACGATGTGTTCCAGATCCAGGGCAAATTGTCCGGCGTGGCGGCGGGCACCGCCCTGCCGTTCAAGACCGTGCAATATTGTGGAACCGAGACCGAGCGGTGGGATGAGGTTGCTGCACCGGGCGCCGATCCGCATGCACTGAAGGATCCGGCACCGGTTCTGATGATCGCCGCAGGTGACACGGCCGAAAGCGACCCGCATGCGGGCATGGATCATTCGGCCCATGCCGGCATGGATCACGGTGCGGCGACGGACAAGGCCGCTCCCGCTGCTGAGGCCGGCTCGGCCATGGCAGTGACGCAGCTCGGCGCGCTCAGCCTGTCGGCCGGCTATCTCAAGGCCATGCTGCCGGGGCAGCCGGTGGGCGGCGGCTATGTGACGATCACCAATAGCGGCAAGGAGGCGGATCGCCTCGTCGCCGCATCCTCTCCGCGTGCCGGCGAGGTGCAACTGCACGAAATGGCGATGAATGGCGACGTCATGGTCATGCGCCAGCTGGACAAGGGGATTGAAATCCCCGCCGGCGCCACGGTCGAACTGAAGCCGGGCAGCCTGCACATGATGTTCATGAAGGTGAAGGATGCTTTCCAGCAGGGGCAGACCGTTCCCGTCACCTTCAGCTTCGAAAAAGCCGGCCAGGTCGAGGTCGATCTTCCAGTCTCAGCCGCAGGGCCGGCACGCAAGTAG